From Coffea arabica cultivar ET-39 chromosome 2e, Coffea Arabica ET-39 HiFi, whole genome shotgun sequence, the proteins below share one genomic window:
- the LOC140036158 gene encoding F-box protein At5g62510-like → MEQPPNMLWAEGRTWDDLPDDLLAKILLSEFIGVKTLCKLRCVCKQWRNLLSDPLFQSLHYELSKKHPMLLVLDTYTFDDRDIIYFTNLDLDDGQEDPTAGNNEIMTISTGISHIDGRLRMLSSSSVARGLVCLANSHRYFLCNPSLKELITLPEPTVGRLYVDGGGFGFIDTRNEYIVIHLIAPKPSGPSPIIGCEILRISATVSAAGAGDTNNVNSSSSGILLGGSWEKIGSKCPYQIDAVDLEGWGIFVDGIFYWRVETEDGNDIRILSFNLDEERFEDVPRPPARGLLNGILDDYCRFPSLVELKGNLCLVDPYAATIEPTSMVDIWVLTKDKYQETTTTSSWIKELSIPLPGFDYQFHDIDVVGDVDGDGSLLIYTTWHPMENGLTWQPNVWRYSPQHNEFRKLKSLKSFDIPGGEAPLFCLHTDSFFSVRNRRDTDSD, encoded by the coding sequence ATGGAGCAGCCGCCAAATATGCTTTGGGCGGAAGGCAGGACATGGGATGATCTGCCTGACGATCTTCTGGCTAAGATATTACTATCAGAATTTATTGGAGTGAAGACTCTGTGCAAGTTAAGGTGTGTATGCAAACAGTGGCGTAATCTTTTGTCGGACCCTCTTTTCCAAAGTTTACACTATGAGCTCTCCAAGAAACATCCTATGCTATTGGTTTTGGATACCTATACCTTTGATGACAGAGACATAATTTACTTCACGAATTTGGATTTAGATGATGGTCAGGAAGATCCAACTGCCGGCAACAATGAGATTATGACGATTAGCACTGGCATTAGTCATATTGATGGCAGGCTTCGAATGTTGTCATCATCTTCAGTGGCCCGTGGTCTAGTGTGCTTAGCCAATTCACACAGATATTTTCTGTGTAACCCTAGCCTCAAAGAGTTAATCACGCTACCAGAGCCCACCGTTGGGCGCCTCTATGTCGACGGAGGGGGTTTCGGATTCATTGACACCAGGAATGAATATATCGTGATCCACTTGATTGCTCCCAAACCCAGCGGGCCAAGCCCTATCATTGGTTGTGAGATCCTGAGAATCTCGGCCACCGTTTCTGCTGCTGGTGCTGGAGATACTAATAATGTCAATAGTAGTAGTAGTGGTATATTATTAGGGGGATCATGGGAAAAGATTGGTAGCAAGTGTCCTTATCAGATCGATGCTGTTGATCTGGAAGGTTGGGGAATTTTCGTAGATGGTATCTTTTACTGGAGAGTGGAGACAGAAGACGGCAACGATATTCGCATCTTATCCTTCAATTTGGATGAAGAAAGATTTGAAGATGTTCCCCGGCCACCGGCTAGAGGGCTATTAAACGGGATCCTAGATGATTACTGTAGGTTTCCAAGTTTGGTGGAATTGAAAGGAAACCTTTGTTTGGTGGATCCATATGCAGCAACTATAGAACCCACTTCCATGGTGGATATATGGGTGCTGACAAAGGATAAGTATCAGGAGACCACCACGACATCATCATGGATAAAAGAGTTGAGCATTCCATTGCCAGGTTTTGACTATCAATTTCATGATATTGATGTTGTCGGGGATGTCGATGGCGATGGTAGCTTACTAATTTACACGACTTGGCATCCGATGGAGAACGGACTCACGTGGCAACCGAATGTTTGGCGCTACAGCCCCCAGCATAATGAATTTAGGAAATTGAAAAGCTTGAAAAGCTTTGACATTCCAGGGGGTGAAGCCCCTTTGTTCTGCCTCCACACCGATAGCTTCTTCTCAGTTCGAAATAGACGAGATACGGATTCAGATTAG
- the LOC140036895 gene encoding T-complex protein 1 subunit alpha codes for MAIAAQTPDILGERQSGQDVRTQNVMACQAVANIVKSSLGPVGLDKMLVDDIGDVTITNDGATILKMLEVEHPAAKVLVELAELQDREVGDGTTSVVIIAAELLKRANDLVRNKIHPTSIISGYRLAMREACKYVDEKLAVKVEKLGKDSLINCAKTSMSSKLIGSDSDFFANLVVEAVQAVKMTNARGEVKYPIKGINILKAHGKSARDSYLLKGYALNTGRAAQGMPMRVAPARIACLDFNLQKTKMQMGVQVLVTDPRELEKIRQREADMTKERIEKLLKAGANVVLTAKGIDDMALKYFVEAGAIAVRRVRKEDLRHVAKATGATVVSTFADMEGEETFDPSLLGHADEVVEEHVADDDVIMIKGTKTTSGVSLILRGANDFMLDEMDRALHDALCIVKRTLESTTVVAGGGAVEAALSVYLENLATTLGSREQLAIAEFAESLLIIPKVLAVNAAKDATELVARLRAYHHTAQTKADKKNLSSMGLDLVKGTVRNNLEAGVIEPAMSKVKIIQFATEAAITILRIDDMIKLVKDESQNEED; via the exons ATGGCGATTGCGGCGCAAACTCCCGATATCCTCGGCGAGCGCCAGTCCGGACAAGATGTCCGTactcaaaatg TGATGGCATGTCAAGCAGTGGCTAATATTGTCAAATCTTCGCTCGGTCCTGTTGGACTCGACAAG ATGTTGGTTGATGACATTGGTGATGTGACAATTACTAATGATGGTGCTACGATACTGAAGATGTTAGAAGTCGAGCATCCAGCTGCCAAG GTCCTTGTTGAGTTGGCTGAACTTCAAGACCGGGAAGTTGGAGATGGAACAACTTCTGTGGTAATTATAGCTGCAGAGCTACTTAAG AGAGCAAATGATTTGGTGAGAAATAAGATTCACCCAACATCAATAATCAGTGGATACAGG CTAGCTATGAGGGAAGCATGCAAATATGTTGATGAGAAGTTGGCTGTGAAG GTTGAGAAACTCGGCAAAGATTCACTCATCAACTGTGCCAAGACAAGCATGTCATCCAAGCTCATTGGCAGTGATAGCGACTTCTTTGCGAATCTG GTTGTTGAAGCAGTACAGGCAGTAAAGATGACGAATGCTCGGGGTGAAGTAAAATATCCGATCAAG GGAATTAACATACTTAAAGCCCATGGAAAAAGTGCAAGGGATAGCTATCTGTTGAAAGGGTATGCTTTGAATACAGGACGTGCTGCCCAAGGGATGCCCATGAGAGTTGCCCCTGCCCGGATTGCTTGCCTTGATTTTAATCTTCagaaaacaaaaatgcaaaTGGGTGTTCAAGTTTTAGTCACTGATCCCCGGGAGCTTGAAAAAATTCGTCAAAG AGAGGCTGACATGACAAAAGAACGCATTGAAAAGCTTCTCAAGGCTGGGGCCAACGTTGTTTTAACTGCAAAAGGGATTGATGACATGGCACTGAAG TACTTTGTAGAAGCTGGTGCAATTGCTGTTAGACGTGTCCGTAAGGAGGATTTACGCCATGTTGCCAAGGCTACAGGAGCAACTGTG GTCTCAACATTCGCTGATATGGAAGGTGAAGAAACATTTGATCCATCACTTCTTGGACATGCAGATGAAGTGGTGGAAGAGCATGTTGCTGATGATGACGTGATTATGATCAAAGGGACCAAAACAACTAGTGGG GTTTCATTGATACTAAGAGGTGCAAATGACTTTATGCTGGATGAGATGGACAGGGCTTTGCACGATGCATTATGCATTGTGAAAAGGACACTGGAATCCACTACA GTTGTTGCTGGAGGTGGTGCTGTTGAAGCTGCCTTATCTGTCTATTTGGAAAACCTGGCTACCACATTAGGATCTCGGGAGCAGCTAGCTATTGCAGAATTTGCTGAATCTTTATTGATCATTCCCAAG GTGCTTGCTGTCAATGCTGCAAAAGATGCAACTGAATTAGTTGCAAGGCTACGTGCATACCATCATACTGCACAAACCAAGGCAGATAAGAAGAATCTATCAAG CATGGGTCTTGACCTGGTGAAGGGAACCGTCCGCAATAACTTGGAGGCTGGAGTAATTGAGCCTGCAATGAGCAAAGTAAAGATAATACAG TTTGCCACTGAAGCTGCTATAACTATTCTTCGAATCGATGACATGATAAAGCTTGTCAAAGATGAAAGCCAAAATGAAGAGGATTGA